A single Streptococcus thermophilus DNA region contains:
- the ftsY gene encoding signal recognition particle-docking protein FtsY: protein MGLFDRLFGQEKTDSQETLANKELTEVISETDSIADQDLSSSELTTGNQAGQFSKTDTQVEEDLSTESVVTDESEEALTEELSVDNQPSSESEIASESVDSQATVDSHFADVMADYYAKKAQVAAAAEKGETVTFEAVQTRKVEETATELPDSKTETEQEKYNRTLKKTRTGFAARLNEFFANFRRVDEEFFEQLEEILILSDVGVNVATQLTEDLRYEARLENVKKTEDLQRLIIEKLVDIYEKDDVYEEQINFQDGLTVILFVGVNGVGKTTSIGKLANKYKQEGKNVMLVAADTFRAGAVAQLVEWGRRVDVPVVTGAEKADPASVVFDGMEKALAEGVDVLMIDTAGRLQNKDNLMAELEKIGRIIKRVVPEAPHETLLALDASTGQNALNQAKEFSKITPLTGLVLTKLDGSAKGGVVLAIRQELDIPVKLIGFGEKIDDIGEFHSEEFMQSLLTGLV from the coding sequence ATGGGTCTATTTGATCGATTATTTGGACAAGAGAAAACCGATTCACAGGAAACTCTTGCTAATAAAGAGCTTACAGAGGTGATTTCAGAAACGGATTCTATTGCTGATCAAGATTTGTCATCAAGTGAATTAACAACTGGAAATCAAGCAGGACAGTTTAGCAAGACTGATACTCAAGTAGAAGAAGATTTATCCACAGAATCTGTTGTGACAGATGAAAGTGAAGAGGCACTTACTGAAGAACTTTCTGTGGATAATCAGCCCTCAAGCGAATCAGAAATAGCTTCAGAATCAGTCGATAGTCAAGCAACTGTGGATAGCCACTTTGCGGATGTCATGGCTGATTACTATGCTAAGAAGGCTCAAGTAGCTGCAGCTGCGGAAAAAGGTGAGACAGTTACTTTTGAAGCGGTCCAAACCCGTAAGGTTGAGGAAACAGCTACAGAATTACCTGATTCCAAGACTGAAACAGAGCAAGAAAAGTATAATCGTACGCTTAAGAAGACGCGTACTGGTTTTGCTGCTCGCTTGAATGAATTCTTCGCTAATTTTCGTCGTGTTGATGAAGAGTTTTTCGAACAATTGGAAGAAATACTGATTCTCTCTGACGTTGGGGTCAATGTTGCGACGCAATTAACGGAAGACTTGCGCTATGAAGCTCGACTTGAGAATGTCAAAAAGACTGAGGATTTGCAACGCTTGATTATTGAAAAACTTGTGGATATCTACGAGAAGGACGATGTTTACGAGGAGCAGATTAATTTCCAAGATGGTTTGACAGTTATACTTTTTGTTGGTGTTAATGGGGTTGGTAAAACGACTTCTATTGGTAAGTTGGCAAATAAATACAAACAAGAAGGCAAAAATGTCATGCTAGTTGCTGCTGATACTTTCCGTGCGGGAGCTGTTGCTCAATTGGTCGAGTGGGGACGTCGTGTTGATGTGCCTGTAGTGACTGGTGCTGAAAAGGCCGACCCTGCTTCCGTGGTTTTTGATGGTATGGAGAAGGCTCTTGCTGAAGGTGTTGATGTTCTTATGATTGATACTGCGGGTCGTTTACAAAACAAAGACAACCTTATGGCAGAGCTTGAAAAAATTGGCCGTATTATCAAGCGTGTGGTGCCAGAAGCACCCCATGAAACCCTCTTGGCTTTGGATGCTTCAACAGGTCAAAATGCACTTAATCAGGCTAAGGAATTTTCAAAAATCACACCTCTTACGGGTCTTGTTTTAACCAAGTTGGATGGTAGTGCCAAGGGTGGTGTGGTTCTAGCCATTCGCCAAGAGTTGGATATCCCAGTTAAGTTGATTGGTTTCGGTGAGAAGATTGATGATATTGGCGAGTTCCATTCAGAAGAATTCATGCAAAGTCTCTTGACTGGACTGGTTTAA
- a CDS encoding Cof-type HAD-IIB family hydrolase — protein sequence MAEIKLLALDLDGTLFTKDKQVTAENRAALKAAEAKGIHVVITTGRPLPAINHVLGDLGLLDDKHYSVTFNGGLVQRNNGDILIKKEMTRDDLKQIYAVFEPLGLPMDVLSDGIVYGVPSKGNHSLYRQANPTLTFVDVDSIDDIPQDIVYNKVVTVCEGDFLDSQIGKLPDHLYQAFEVFKSREIILEVMPKGVHKAAGLRLLTDYLALDRSQVMAMGDEENDLSMLEWAGLGVAMANGVPQVKAVAKAVTTKTNEESGVAEAIHKYILE from the coding sequence ATGGCTGAGATTAAATTGTTGGCCTTGGATTTGGATGGGACGCTATTTACCAAGGATAAGCAAGTGACTGCTGAAAATAGAGCTGCTCTTAAGGCGGCAGAAGCTAAGGGGATTCACGTGGTTATCACGACCGGTCGTCCCCTTCCAGCTATTAATCATGTCTTGGGAGACTTGGGTTTGTTAGACGACAAGCACTACAGCGTAACCTTCAATGGTGGGTTGGTTCAGCGTAATAACGGCGATATTTTAATCAAGAAAGAGATGACCAGAGATGATTTAAAGCAGATTTATGCTGTTTTTGAACCTCTGGGACTCCCTATGGATGTTCTTAGTGATGGTATTGTCTATGGAGTGCCTAGTAAAGGGAATCATTCGCTCTATCGTCAGGCTAATCCTACTTTGACTTTTGTTGATGTGGATAGCATTGATGACATTCCGCAAGATATCGTCTATAATAAGGTAGTTACGGTTTGTGAGGGAGACTTTTTGGATTCCCAAATTGGAAAACTACCTGACCATCTATACCAAGCGTTTGAGGTCTTTAAGTCTCGTGAAATTATCCTAGAGGTTATGCCAAAGGGTGTTCATAAAGCTGCGGGTTTGAGACTCTTGACTGATTATCTCGCTCTTGACAGAAGTCAAGTCATGGCTATGGGAGATGAAGAGAATGATTTGTCCATGCTAGAGTGGGCTGGTCTGGGTGTCGCTATGGCGAATGGTGTTCCTCAGGTTAAGGCTGTTGCTAAGGCTGTAACGACAAAAACAAATGAAGAATCTGGAGTGGCTGAGGCCATCCATAAATACATTCTAGAGTAA
- a CDS encoding HAD-IIB family hydrolase, whose protein sequence is MNILATDMDGTFLDHLGSYDKVRLDKLLDACEAKNYVFTVASGRSLLALEELFDGFVDRIAIIAENGALVQYKGEVLFESKLEPKDYLEIADTTSALPTCEGILLSGRRGAYAPEDADPAYLKAMERYYENVMATNLEGVTDDIFKVTAKFQGDTIMERGDYLNTIFEDITAVTTGFDSMDIILKGVDKGFGLYHLCQELGRQASDVVAFGDNLNDMEMLTFAGCAVATENARDEIKEVADEVIGHHRDGAVFDYMEGLVGSDG, encoded by the coding sequence TTGAATATTTTAGCGACAGATATGGATGGTACTTTTTTGGACCACCTTGGTTCCTATGATAAGGTGCGTTTAGATAAGCTTTTGGATGCTTGTGAAGCTAAAAATTACGTCTTTACAGTAGCTTCTGGTCGATCTCTCTTAGCTTTGGAAGAACTCTTTGACGGCTTTGTGGACCGCATTGCTATTATTGCGGAAAATGGGGCCTTGGTTCAGTACAAGGGTGAAGTCTTGTTTGAGTCTAAGCTAGAACCTAAAGACTATTTGGAAATTGCAGATACGACCTCAGCTTTACCAACTTGTGAGGGAATTCTTTTGTCAGGACGTCGAGGAGCCTATGCACCAGAAGATGCAGATCCAGCCTATCTTAAGGCCATGGAACGCTACTATGAAAATGTCATGGCAACAAACCTTGAAGGGGTTACAGATGATATTTTCAAGGTTACTGCTAAGTTTCAAGGGGATACCATCATGGAACGTGGTGACTATCTCAATACGATTTTTGAGGATATAACAGCTGTAACTACTGGCTTTGATTCTATGGATATTATCCTTAAAGGTGTAGACAAGGGATTTGGGCTTTACCATCTTTGTCAAGAGTTGGGGCGTCAGGCTTCAGATGTCGTTGCTTTTGGTGATAATCTCAATGATATGGAGATGCTGACATTTGCAGGATGTGCGGTTGCTACGGAAAATGCGCGTGATGAGATTAAGGAAGTGGCAGATGAGGTGATTGGTCACCATAGAGATGGTGCAGTCTTTGACTACATGGAAGGATTGGTAGGTTCAGATGGCTGA
- a CDS encoding GntR family transcriptional regulator, with amino-acid sequence MAWTFDEKSPIYLQIAYRVKLKIVSKELSMGQQLLPVREFAQEAGVNPNTVQRAFQELEKEGLVYSARTSGRFVTEDEKLIDQKRHEIAQTLMKNFVTEMTAIGFSSPEIKTIITDYIEQTGKDL; translated from the coding sequence ATGGCTTGGACATTTGATGAAAAATCACCAATTTATCTCCAAATCGCCTATCGTGTGAAATTGAAGATTGTTTCCAAAGAATTAAGTATGGGACAACAACTTTTACCCGTGAGAGAGTTTGCTCAGGAAGCCGGTGTCAATCCCAACACCGTACAAAGAGCCTTCCAAGAACTTGAAAAAGAGGGGTTGGTTTATTCTGCCCGTACGTCCGGTCGCTTCGTTACTGAAGATGAGAAACTCATTGATCAAAAAAGACACGAGATTGCTCAAACTCTCATGAAAAACTTTGTCACTGAAATGACAGCCATTGGTTTTAGCTCACCTGAAATCAAGACTATCATCACTGACTACATCGAACAAACAGGAAAGGACTTATAG